The window CAGACAGTCTTGTTTGCATCGCTCATGAGGACACGTGCACGTCCTGCCTTCCCAGCGCTGGCCAACAAAGACAGTGAGGAGAAAGagtgattaaaaaagaaactaaaatcAGCTTCGCAAATGCAGTCGCTCAGTCTTCCCCCTTCGTACCCACCCCCCCTCAGTAGCAGTAATTTATATCTATTAAATCTCAGTGACAACAGGAACCCATGTCGCCATGCTTGAACTGTGGAACGGAAAGCTCTGAAGCCAAACCAGGATCCCCATCGGCAAGAACTGACATTTCAAAATCTACATTCCAGACTATTTACTTAgttattttctttcttccctgATTATTACCTATTGATTATTTTTCAATATGTGTATTATTATCATATTGTCTTCTCTCCCATACATACGATCATGCAtttaaacatgaaagaaaatgacactAAAACTCCTCATAACAGAACTAATCCTCTTACATCTTAACCACTTCATGTCCACTGCTGTTGTGCTGTCTACCgcctgagctgctgcttgtgtgcATGCTAAAACTACCACCATTATATAACTATGAGGAAACGGTCTTTCCTTCTTGGCAGgctgtgtgctctgctctgttaCTAATACATGCCGGATGCTGCGCCGTCAGGGCCATCACACCAACAGATCCTGACTGTTCTCCCCTTCTGATCTCAAATAGCTGAATGAGGAATGCATTCAGAATTTCACTCCATTTCCCTGAAAAACATCCCCATTCAGATCTGCCCTTCTTCTCTCTTATCCGCTCGATGTTAGCAGCAACGATTTTAAGCGTGAATGTACACAGTAAATGTAAGGAGTGTAAACAGAAAACGATAAACAACAGGTTCATCTTTaatgcctttgtttttattggACTACATGCATCTAGACACCTCTAACATTAGTGTATAACTGATGCAGTAACCTCTACATGTGCGGTAATAGTTACAGAAATCAAACAGCGCTGGGTATTCTCAATCTAGACATTAAAATTACTAGTAATGTCACACAGTAGGATGGTTCTACAAATATTAACTGGAAAGTTAGAGAAACTTTTATCAagaacagaggagacagaaagatagTACATGAATACTTATTGGTACTTGGATTACTGAGGAGTCGTTTCaattcaaaaatacatttagcaTCAGATTGATTTCTGTCAAAGGTGATGATTTTGTGAAATGGATTTCCCATCTCTCTAAAAGTCTGTCTAAAGCTACTTTAAGTCAAGGCATGAGAGTGTAGTTCTTACTCCAAATGACAAAGGCACAGAACAGAAGAAAGACATCTACAGTCCAAATCAAATGTAGAACAACGATTAAGACAAAGTGTACATAAATCTGCTCATTAAAACACTGTAACATACAGAATAGGACACAATATTTGCTTATAAGTCTTAAGACAAGATTTGACACAATAACTATATTTTACATTCACACAAAACCCATACCTGACATGATATGTTGACATGGAGAGGTAATGTGATGTCATGTAAGTAGTTCATACATAAACAGCTACTATATATGAGATAAAATATCAGTTTTATTGCCAGAATGACTCTCACTGTTTCACACTTTCCCTCTTGTGATATAGCTTTGATAAACTCTAAGataaaaagagcaagaaaaaataTATAGCATTTTGTAAAACTTGTCAAATTTGACAATTATTTGTTAAAGAAAACATTCTGAAAAATGAATCTTAACAAATCAGAAAAGTCAATGTAAGTGCATGGCCTTAATACACACAAGAACTTGTATCTGAATATGTCCAGGCAGCCTGGAAATTATACATCAgaaacctgattttttttttttttttggtatatTTTTTTGGATTGCTTCTTTTATACAAAACATTATGCTTACATTCATAATAAAATCACATAGATTTAATGTATCACTTTCAAGTAAGAAAATATAACCATGTTATACTTTAAACAATATGTTGTTTTGGTGGTCCATGTAAAAgccagaaaacaacatttctcaTGATATGTTAAATTATTGTTCACAGCATACTGCAAAGTATTTAGTATTTTGATACCGTGTGCACATCCACAAAAATTCGACATTTACAGGAAAATGTCAAAtactgagattttttttttttttttgcaatgatCACTTTACAAATTGCATAATTATTTGAATACATACATCAGAATTCAAAATTGGATCTCACACACATAgaacacacatttatttctaGTTGAATGTACATGCAAGTGTGTCGTGTGAATATCTTTCATTCTCATTTGCTATATAAATGTGACAGTTAACACCTAGTTTTGTCGAAACTTAAACTTGTCTTGGTTGAGTTTGTTCGCAGCTGCTTGCTCAGGTCATACAGCGACTCCGTCGTCATTCACCGTGACTCACTATGACTCATTTTTGGTGCCAGATAGAGATGCACAGATTTGAAATATGCAGCAACATTGTGTATCTATCAGACTTAGAGAATGAAAAACATAGTTAACCAGTTGTGTGGTTGTCAAGAGACCTGAAGTCTGGGCTTTTTAAACACCCGTGCACCCACTCTGGTATTTTTTCGATGGATTTTGTGATTTCCTTCTGTGTCCTGCCTTTTATTTGGACTTTACTGTTCACTTCAGCGTAATTCACACTTTCAGCTgggaaaacagctgtttgatttACAAATCAATCCCAGGCTGCTCAGCCAAGAAGGCTCACTCTGAGCTTTAAAACAAACCCATTAATTTTTAGAAAACCGTGACATCTTTAGAAATGGACCGTGGGATTTCTCTGCGGATCAGCTGACAGTCCGCGGTATGTGGTTGAGGGTCACAGCCTGTGTCCACATGTTATTTAATCCCTCTCATTTCCATCCTTCCTTTTGGCAGTGCTGTCCAGTGTGTTCCTGTGCTTATTCAGTTTATTCCAATCATTGGGTTCTTTGTACTTCTCATTGTTATGGTGGAAAAAGTTGGGAAATTGTCATCATGGTTTCCCTGACAGTCTTGATTTCATGACACCAACTGCATGCCGTTCTAAAGCTGTGTGAAGCTTTACAATATTTTAACAAGaccaagagtctacagccatgcttgCAGCTCTGGGCGGCTGTACTTTGACAaaacagtgctttgagctaaatgctaatgctagcatggaagcctgctcacaatgacaatactaacatgctgatgttgtatgagcatgctaacatttgcaaagtAGCACCAAGCACAAAGCGCAGCTGAGGTTGATttgaatgtcatttgttttacaggaatttggtcataaaccaaagtgttaTAATAAAAAGTTGACCTCATGGCATTAGAAGAAAAGTTATGTGATCACCAAAATTATTACAAATATTCTGAGGGCAGCAAGGATGTATGTGCCAAATTTCATCTGCCAATAGTCTGCCTGTTTCACTCAGTTCAGAAGTTGCCTTTCCACATAGAGCTGGTACCAAActttttatctacagagacccaacaattccctcatgagcaagcacttggcgacagtggcgaggaaaaagTTCCTtctaacaggcagaaacctcaggcagaaccaggctctgggtgggcggccatctgcctcaaccagTTGGgttagacagagagagagagggattcATCCTTTGGGAGCCATAAATGTGTGTAACCAAATTTTGGGCCAATCCATTGAGTAGATGGTGAGATATATCACAGGATAAATCAAACATCTGATCTTCTGGGGGCAttacaggaaaagtcagggaatcCTACTGGACCAACAGACCATCATTACCATCcccagagccaggctagcatggctgaaaagcTTGTAGCTTGTTAAGACTTAGATCACACATGATGCCGGTTTAGCAAAATATGTTAAACTGGATGTGAGTTGGACTTCTGGACTGGAGATCTTGTCACTAACATAAACAGAGACTTTAAAGAGACACAGTATGCAGTATCCAGTCATGTATCCTTATGCTTTAGTGAGTAAAACATGTTAATATGTACCCCATCAGCACTTTTGTATTGCTTAATCATTATCATCAGTACTATCATTATTCCAAATGGCAGAGTTCTCATCAACAATATCAATTGTTTTAATATAGAGGACACAGCACAGTCGCGATTActacagcacatactgtacactgaaATACTGAAGTCTTCTGCTGACATCTTTCTTACCTAATCTCTTAGAAAACATCAGGAATTTGAAACAATGTGGTACTACTGTTTTTAGGATTCTAATCAGCCCTTGAAAAGTCTTTCTTCCATCCTGTCTTTTTTACCGTGGTATGCTGTAATTAGTGGCCATACAAAACCATTGCATGacatcatttcatcttttatAGCGAGAAGCTGTGATAGCATCATCGTGGGTattgaaaacactgaacaaaaccaaaaacagtcaAGTGTTCTGGTTAATGTTTGCCTTTTCATTGTCCATCCTTCTCTTTGTGACCAGCTGGAAACAAGCGTTTATTTCATTCCCCTGCGGAGCATTTGATTTGCTGCAATGAGCATAACGCTGATGATAAATGCAATGGCGAAGGCACAAATCAGGCTTTTACGCAcacatgtgtgtttttcctgttgtgttGGGCTTGCTGTGGAAAgattgagaaaaaaaactattaGCACATGTGAGTGTCTTAATGAAGCTTTAAAAATGCCTATGTGTAAAATAGCATCTGTCATAGACATACTGTCAATGTCCACGTGGGACTCTGGACTGTTAAGGTGGCTCTCCTCAGTCATGATGATGTTCTCAATGTCTTTCATGGTGAGATGGTCACGGAAAGTATCGTAAAGCAGTCTCTTCAGCTCATCCACAGTCAGTTTCTGCATGTCACACTGGGAAGTCAGGAAACAGCAAGAAAGGTCTAATTAGAAGAGGAAGACCTTCTGTCTCAATGACCTGCAGGCCAGCATTAAACATTGGTAGGCAGCCATGAGAATATTCACCCGGTTCTGTGAAACTATAGTAAATGCAAGAAATGAAGATGCTGCATGTGATGCACTGTAGCGGTGTAGTATGTGAGGGTCATTTGAAAAAACTTCAGACAAAAGTCAGAGAGGCACATCTGAATAtgatatataatattataataatgcTAGAATTAGCAGGGGTGTGTCCAGTGTGTCTACCCCTGAATTATTCTAAAATATGATTGGCTGTCTGCCCAGTGAAGGCTGGACCTCAGCTCAAAGCGAGTGTTTGATGAGTATTTTTGaatgtgcattgttttcttttgtatgtGGCCTACTTTTGGAGGTTTATTGTATTTTGAGGAAGATAAAGTGTGGAAGCTTTATGTAATATTTGCATTTGCACGATTATGATGtcactctgctgtgctgtgtgtgaaacaTGTAAATGCAGGAATGTAAGGAATGTAAGAAACTGTAAGATACTGTAATGTTAGGAATTAAAGCAGATGTGAGAAATGGTAAATTAATGCTAttctgacgtgtgtgtgtgtgtgtgtgtgtgtgtgtgtgtgtgtgtgtgtgtgtgtgtacttataCCATCCCTGCATAAGTTGCTACCCCACTTGGAGCACAGCAGTCAAGAAAGGACACCCGATTGAGAATTAGCTGTTTAAATGGCTTGATTATACATCAGTAAGTTTTGCATTGTAATTTTAATTGAAACAGATGGCTCTTTATCATATAACACCAAAATAGCCGGAGGGAAAACTTAGTCAAATGAGGAAGGAGAATGGATTAATGAACACTGGTAAAAGAAAAAGTATAGACTTGATTGATGATGCTGATGACAACATGTACCTTCCAAAACACTGAATCAAAGTCTGCTCCGTGGAACTTATCAGGCATTCCAGCCGAGGAGAGTTTAGGACCCAGCAATGTGACAAATTCCTCAAAGCCGACTTGACCATCACCTGACGAAATGGacagaaatacaaacatgtCACTGAATCACTCAGGAGTTAGATTAATGCAGCAGAGCTCCAGTCCTTTTGAACTTGAtaacccagagagagagagagagaaacgtaCCATCTATATCAAGTCTTTGGATGATaacctccagctccacctcatTGGGCATGTAGCCCAGTGAGCGCATGGCCATCCCCAACTCCTGCTTTGAGATGAAGCCATTCCCATCTCGGTCGAATACTTTGAACGCCTCACGAATCTCTGTTGGAAAAgagtggagaggaaggaggcttAGCACAAGAGGCATGGTTATACAGATTTATCTTTCACAACGAGCAACAGCAGACCCGCTCAGCTGAATGTTGATGTGAAAAAGTGCGTGCAGCCATTTGAAAAAAGTGTATATGTGTGAGAGAATATCATGGTTGTAGCTTAAAAAGTATAATCCCTCTTTCCTGGTCATTTATGTTTTGAGAAAAGAGAGGCATACCTGAATGTTTAGAGTCTGAGGAGTGAAAATTGCAGAAGTGGGAGCAAACTTTTTTCTTGTTACAAATACTGCAGACAAATACTGCACTCAAGTGTAAGTGTGGTGATATTTTCTTACTGACAATAATCcccatgaaaagacccaaaccTACAATGATCCTACCAACAAGTGTTATCTTTGTAGCCAAATCCTGATATATTGTAGCTTATTTCCCTGtaccatagagctccattgttgtccagaaactatgaaaaacaaatcaattagCCGTGTTCCTTTATTACAATGAAAATGGTGGATTATTCTGAGTAAATCCCACATACTCTGTGCTttttgctgaaaatagtcccaaacaaatgcacagtttactcctgtttgagtttGAGAGATTTAGGTCTTTTGTAGGAACAAATGGGCCTGGGGCTGCGAGCACCAATCATCATTAAGAGCCGGGACAGGGTTTGATCACTTCAGCACAATGGAcggacacagagagacagtgcaTTTCAATGTTTCAGCcattgacagtgacagagacCATTTTACCACCATAGCTAGAAATAGAGAGACAGTAGTTAAATTTTTCCAAATCATggatagagacagagacagagacactgcagTTGAACGcctcagcaccatggacagaggcAGGGAGGGCGTAATTGAatatttcagcaccatggagagtGACAGAAACCATTTCAGTTGCATGCATAGAACTGTAGAGATGGTAATTGAATGCCTCCAAATTGTAGATAGAAGCAGAGAGGCTGTAGTTGAATCCTTCAGAACCgcagacagagataaagaggcTGTAGTCGAATGTTTCAGCACCATGCAGACTGACAGAAACCACTTCAGTGCCATGGATAGAGATAGACAGACTGGAGGTGAATTTTCCAAACCATTGCCAGAGGTGGAAAGGATGTTGCTGAatgtttcagcaccacggagagagacaaagaggctgTAGTTGAGTGTTTTAGCACCACGGAGAGAGACATTCACCCCATTTCCACCTGGTATGAAAATGTgatctgtaaatactatctgGACAGTACACAATCtgattttgcctttttgtttacacctggtatttCTAATGCAGCCTTGTTATCGTCACTGAGATCTGATCACCGCCCTCCAGAACAAAACCCGCACCTGAGTAATGTGAGGTGGCAGCAAATCAGCCCCAGACTGCCTAAAAAATAATggtgttctgttgttgttgttgttgagtcaAGGAAAACTTCataaactttgtgaaacactAGCTGTGGCAAATTCTTCATTATTTCTCCCCTCATGTAAATTTGGTGAATGTATTCCATTAATGTATGTAATTCATTCCCCTCCcatattgctttcatttttcttgcagTTCTGTTGAATAATGCATCTTTCATGGCGCAGAATTAACGtataatcagtaattagaggcttgtctctttctgccttACGTTAAACTGGCATTTTGTTTTTAGCTAAAGTAACCAGTTACAATATATCTGTATGCTGTGTAGCCTACAGATGCCAGCACATTGTATGGACTGTATTTACACCTATCTAAGATCCAAACACAATGCATGCCAGACTacctccagatgtggtcagGCAGATCCCATCGCAATGCACTTACCCCTTGCATCGACATGTGTTTTTCCTTATCTGTCCACATACAGAttgcattttaataccaggtgtaaatagAGTCATAGAGACTGTAGTTGAATATTtataatgtatatatatgtacatgtacagCGCAGCTCAGTGCCGGTGAAGTAGTATTTTCCTGAGGCGCATTAAAATAGATAAATGGAATGAATAGATGAATTTGAATTAGGATTTATTCTATTCTGTTTCAGGTTTTTATTGAACACAAAGGTAGGCGAGTTCATAAATTATCAAATGGTAGTGTTCTGGTATGACGTTACATagttttttctgaaatgttttttttttttttttttttccccactaggattatattgtgcaaattcCTTGTTTGCTATACATGCATACTAACAGACACCTTCAGAGCCGACACCTGTTACTATGGCCAAAGCACAATTGGCTGTGACAGAAGGCAGTGAGCTGGTTCATATGTTTATAATTAACTACAACTTTTGGTAAATAATCCATAAACATTGCCATTTGGCTCCTGTCCTCACCCTGCATCACACTATTCTGTTTGAAGTGGTAAAAAGAGCAGTTGCACATCAAAGGCACAGTACCTCTGCGGCTCTTTTTGATGTAGATCCTCAAATATACAAGACTCCTCAGTGCTTGCCAGTAGTCACGTGCCATTCGATAAAACAAGACATGCAATCAAAAAAAATTGAACCTGTACGATATGAACGTATACGTGAGCAATGCTAGCCCGGCTGCGAGTGCTGCAAGTGAACATTAATATAACTGACAGTTACAAAACTGTCCAGTTCCACCTGCACTTTACTCTCTTTAGGCTCAGTTATTCTCTGTCATCAGTTATGAGCTTTACTTGATTCTGCTGCTAAACCAAGGGTCTGTATAGAACTTTATCTGAACTTCATTTGGACTGAAATCATGCAATTATACTCAGTGCCTCTACCTCAGAGAAAACTCATTTGCATGCAAGTATATGATTGGGTTAGCACCATCTGTAATTTGCATGCAAACCCATGAGAGGACAAGCACTAACCATCCATCTTGTGTACATGAATGACTGAGAGACTGCAGTTTACAAGTCAGTGGCATTCTACAGCCTTGTGGGAAAATAGAAGAAACCACTGCAACAGACGAGTCTTTGGCACATTCAATGAGGTCCTTCTGAACAAGTGACACTGTCTGTACGAAACCTTGACATATCAGACACAACATATTTGTCTAAATTACAGCCAGCAGTGCTGCTTGAGTTTTGTTATCTCCCTTCAGCGCCACCCTAGATTCAATGTCACGACCCCTGGTGCCAGTGACAAATAATGAATTCACTGAGCCAGCTGAGCAGTGGCTGGACTACTGATTGTTTCACACCATGAGGagtgaatatttaaaaaatgtaaagatgCAAACACAAGAGACACAGCTCTGTGTTGACTTCTCTGAGGAGGCAGAATTCGTTAGAATCTCACATTTAAcctgtcgcctggttttgaaAAACGCAGTACACAGTACAAGCACAGCCTTGGAAATACATCTTTGATACAGTCTCAATAGAATCTGATCAGCTTGTGTATGAGACAGTGATAATGAGTAAACCATTTTAAACACATCACAATGAATTGTTTTGAGCACAATGACAACGCATATTGCACATGCCTGCAAACAGTATGAAGCAAATGCATTTTCACATTgatgcagtgcacacacagggCAGAGTGAACGCATAACGATACCAAACTGCCACCATCGTTAAAAAGTGAAGTGGTAAAAGTGATCTTTTAGACAGCGTTCAGCTTTTGCTTTTTGATCAGAGAATCGACGTAACCTTGCGCTGCTCTCGGGGTGCAAAAGCTCGGCTATCTAAAGTCAGGGTCAGGCCATGAAAAtccttgtactgtatgtaattacagcacttttttttttttttttttagaaaatcaGCATATTACCCCTGCAACAACAAGAAAGTAAGGTCTTTTTGTGTTTACTCTGCCGACAGGACGACGATCTCAGAGCTTGCACTGAAATCCCAACTCACTTTAACACCATTAATCCAATCTTTAAAAGTGGTGCGAGCTAAGTTATTGCTCAAATCGGTGACTGTAAAGATGCTGTAAAATATGTAGATGACTATAATGATCAATGTGTCACAATATATTTTTTGTGCTGAGTC is drawn from Chaetodon trifascialis isolate fChaTrf1 chromosome 20, fChaTrf1.hap1, whole genome shotgun sequence and contains these coding sequences:
- the cabp7b gene encoding calcium-binding protein 7 is translated as MPVRAVTTRFMYKGLCTIPDVLSYRTPVILPEDEVEEIREAFKVFDRDGNGFISKQELGMAMRSLGYMPNEVELEVIIQRLDIDGDGQVGFEEFVTLLGPKLSSAGMPDKFHGADFDSVFWKCDMQKLTVDELKRLLYDTFRDHLTMKDIENIIMTEESHLNSPESHVDIDTSPTQQEKHTCVRKSLICAFAIAFIISVMLIAANQMLRRGMK